From a region of the Neobacillus niacini genome:
- a CDS encoding MFS transporter yields the protein MAKNISRNMLKFLVVILAFQDVAAGVAGSIMADIIKAFPDYDPTIVMLVATFPGLIQIVPALFYGKLTKVFKKKTLLFIGLTLFIVGGTLPTFIDNLPLIIAMRGLLGLGVGITMPLSIDVITDFFDGRERDFLIGFGTSTIACIGAIFFQLGGGILADSFGWQYGFLTYLFPIWILAVTMLYLPEPEKKQTNEAAKASNKVKLPKAIYWVCLGQVIYSGLIFGYVTNISVVIQGDRLGNATEAGMAISVFTFGTLIAGFIFGKIKHALPNFYLPIGVLVTGIGMAICYYSPTLTMIFVGSIIGGFAMGIGLPGVFTKVSELTPPGAPPAVGLVVVGQGLGGILGPFGFQIVQNIFNQDIGRFPLAVSAIGLIVLSLIWAAAVMKPKKDTEVTLNN from the coding sequence ATGGCAAAAAATATTAGTAGAAATATGCTTAAATTTTTAGTCGTCATTCTGGCTTTTCAAGATGTTGCAGCTGGAGTAGCTGGATCGATTATGGCTGACATTATTAAGGCATTTCCAGATTATGATCCCACCATTGTTATGTTGGTAGCTACATTCCCGGGTCTCATACAAATTGTACCTGCGCTTTTTTATGGAAAACTAACAAAAGTATTTAAAAAGAAAACATTGTTATTTATCGGGTTGACTTTATTCATTGTCGGTGGGACACTGCCAACATTTATTGATAATCTGCCATTGATTATAGCAATGAGAGGACTTTTAGGACTAGGTGTTGGTATTACCATGCCGTTATCTATTGATGTCATAACGGATTTCTTTGACGGTAGGGAAAGAGATTTCTTAATTGGTTTTGGAACCTCCACGATTGCATGTATTGGAGCAATTTTCTTCCAATTAGGAGGCGGAATTTTAGCAGATTCCTTTGGCTGGCAATATGGATTCCTGACGTACCTTTTCCCAATATGGATTCTAGCCGTTACCATGCTTTATTTACCAGAGCCTGAAAAGAAACAGACGAATGAAGCAGCAAAAGCAAGTAATAAGGTTAAATTACCAAAAGCAATATATTGGGTATGTTTAGGACAAGTAATATACTCTGGGTTAATCTTTGGATATGTTACAAATATTTCGGTCGTCATTCAAGGTGATCGACTAGGGAATGCAACAGAAGCAGGTATGGCAATCTCTGTATTTACTTTTGGTACACTGATTGCAGGATTTATCTTTGGAAAAATCAAACATGCACTGCCAAACTTCTATCTGCCTATAGGTGTTCTTGTAACAGGGATTGGGATGGCAATTTGTTATTACTCACCAACCCTAACCATGATCTTTGTCGGTAGTATTATTGGCGGGTTTGCAATGGGGATTGGACTTCCAGGTGTATTTACAAAAGTCTCAGAACTTACTCCTCCTGGTGCACCGCCAGCAGTAGGGCTTGTTGTCGTAGGGCAGGGTCTAGGCGGTATTTTAGGACCATTTGGATTCCAAATCGTGCAAAACATATTTAATCAAGACATTGGAAGATTCCCATTAGCTGTCAGTGCCATTGGGTTAATTGTCTTATCGTTAATATGGGCCGCAGCGGTAATGAAACCTAAAAAAGATACAGAAGTTACATTAAATAATTAA
- a CDS encoding alpha/beta fold hydrolase, translating into MAEIIKRKIQTGNYQTFINEGGDNKSSETIIFLHGSGPGASGESNWREILPSFQDKFHVVAPDIFGFGNTDHPEEYPQNGAQWMKIRVEQVLSLMDTLEIEKAHLVGNSLGGVIALHLLMYAPERFDRIVLMGAGGGLKEPTPELAKLANFHKDPNPVAFKNLLSWFLYDKSILEDQLEKIVAERLELFLRPDVRRSYEENFTKSHLSDMLVPPSALKQMENEMLLIHGHQDRFVPLESSLYVMDYLPNAQLHIFKRCGHWAQVEQKERFIKLTLDFFNGEI; encoded by the coding sequence ATGGCTGAAATCATTAAACGAAAGATCCAAACCGGAAACTATCAAACTTTTATTAATGAAGGTGGAGATAATAAGTCATCTGAGACAATTATTTTCTTACACGGAAGCGGACCTGGGGCAAGTGGAGAATCAAACTGGAGAGAAATTCTACCTAGTTTTCAAGATAAATTCCACGTAGTGGCACCAGACATCTTTGGCTTTGGAAATACAGATCATCCTGAAGAATACCCTCAAAATGGGGCACAATGGATGAAGATTCGAGTAGAACAAGTACTATCATTAATGGACACTTTAGAAATTGAAAAAGCCCATTTGGTTGGGAATTCCCTGGGCGGTGTTATTGCACTTCACCTTCTTATGTATGCTCCAGAAAGATTTGATCGTATCGTGTTGATGGGAGCAGGAGGCGGCTTGAAAGAACCTACCCCAGAGCTTGCTAAATTAGCAAACTTCCATAAAGATCCAAACCCTGTTGCATTTAAAAATCTATTAAGCTGGTTCCTCTACGATAAGAGTATTTTAGAAGATCAGCTGGAGAAGATTGTTGCAGAACGGTTAGAGTTGTTCTTAAGACCGGATGTACGCAGATCTTATGAGGAAAATTTCACAAAATCACATCTGTCTGACATGCTTGTTCCTCCTTCAGCACTTAAACAAATGGAGAATGAAATGTTACTCATTCATGGACACCAAGACCGATTTGTACCGCTTGAAAGCAGCCTTTACGTCATGGATTACTTGCCAAACGCGCAGCTCCATATCTTCAAGCGCTGCGGACACTGG
- the serC gene encoding 3-phosphoserine/phosphohydroxythreonine transaminase: protein MNTLVQRAYNFNAGPSALPLAVLEKAQQELIDFRGTGMSVMELSHRSAAYEEVHNNAIALLKELLSIPENYEVLFLQGGGSLQFSMVPMNFLKPGEKAGYIMSGSWSEKAYSEAKLFGDPYHVASTKEGQYRRVPQFDELKYNPTDAYIHLTSNNTIYGTQWKDFPDTGDVPLIADMSSDILSKPFDVSKLSLIYAGAQKNLGPSGVTVAIIRKDLLEKANPNIPTMLKYSTHAKNNSLYNTPPTFGIYMLGEVLNWIKETGGINELTKRNEEKAKLIYDAIDQSNGFYVGHAEVESRSLMNITFRVKDEELEKKFLAEAKNEGFIGVNGHRSVGGCRASTYNAVPYETCKAFSEFMVKFQNANQ, encoded by the coding sequence ATGAATACACTAGTCCAGCGAGCTTATAACTTTAATGCAGGTCCATCTGCCCTTCCGTTAGCAGTTCTTGAGAAAGCCCAACAGGAACTTATCGATTTTCGTGGCACGGGTATGTCAGTCATGGAGCTCAGCCATCGTAGTGCTGCCTATGAAGAAGTACATAACAACGCCATTGCACTTCTAAAAGAATTGTTATCTATTCCGGAAAATTACGAGGTCCTTTTTCTCCAAGGGGGAGGAAGTCTTCAATTTTCAATGGTTCCAATGAACTTTTTGAAACCTGGTGAAAAAGCAGGATATATCATGTCAGGGTCATGGTCTGAAAAGGCATATTCTGAAGCAAAACTATTTGGGGACCCCTACCATGTTGCCTCTACGAAGGAAGGACAATATCGCCGTGTCCCTCAATTTGACGAGTTGAAATACAATCCGACAGATGCCTATATTCATCTCACATCAAATAATACGATCTACGGGACACAGTGGAAGGACTTCCCAGACACAGGTGATGTACCATTGATTGCAGATATGTCCAGTGATATCTTATCCAAGCCTTTTGATGTCAGCAAATTGTCATTAATTTATGCCGGTGCTCAAAAGAATCTTGGTCCTTCTGGTGTTACAGTAGCAATCATTCGCAAGGATCTGCTTGAAAAAGCGAATCCTAACATTCCGACAATGTTAAAGTATAGCACCCATGCAAAAAACAATTCTTTATATAACACACCACCTACATTTGGTATTTATATGCTTGGCGAAGTGTTGAACTGGATTAAAGAAACGGGCGGAATTAATGAACTAACCAAACGCAACGAGGAAAAAGCAAAACTCATTTATGACGCAATCGATCAAAGCAATGGATTTTATGTTGGTCATGCCGAAGTCGAAAGCCGCTCACTGATGAATATTACTTTCCGAGTGAAGGATGAAGAATTAGAGAAGAAATTCTTAGCTGAAGCAAAGAATGAAGGATTTATCGGTGTAAATGGTCA